In a genomic window of candidate division WOR-3 bacterium:
- a CDS encoding C25 family cysteine peptidase, whose protein sequence is MMLHWLYFVFAVSAEANLVTNSTVQFRLTSAENDTVTSLLVPVVNSQLPEVRAEGDGSVRFGKRMIAGGVEVIQVIVSRSIKETDITVNYSCPLDRIQPRNLMPDYLFPWLPAAGHDEQMPGYLIIVPDEFYENILPLARWKERKGFKVWIKKTSETGTQREQIRSYIQNAYQTWEPAPTYVLLVGAINKIPAFPTPGATSCVTDHTYACVDGNDYLADLFVGRLPAANSSELDCIVAKIVGYESNPYCEDTLWFRRALMVGTSYQEGGTPAVTALVTKRIIRERLLNRGFNCVDTVFYPPTRYGRGPIDSAVNQGVTLINGRGWGQATGWIYPEFWREDVANLNNGWKLPVITSLYCGTGNYQANPCFGEVWLRAGTPVSPRGGVAFWGSSYTGTSTRWNNCMDYGIYNAMLERGIVTLGPAMYAGKIEQLINFPLPEDSSDLKIYFHVYNLLGDPAMNIWLGVPRTISVSHPAIYPVGTALFSVEVRDSEGQPLKDAQVCLYKPGEVQAVKKTNSSGAAVFTINTTTTDSLYITVTGRDLKPYLAAITGEYRGLLIGYQSHNPAMVTPGETSNLTVNLKNYGTNQSAFNVTAILSSLDSFGVVIDSVRNYGTLAPGEVRSAEPFPVYIAPPCTNGQCINLQLRILTADSSWTSDFHLAVSGPKFKILRSVIHDTNGFIDPGETSEVSFMIQNQGATAATGIVGILRSSNPFAVEILDSAAVFGNVAPQESIVNETDHFIVRAAPEIVKGRSFTLYLRLIGEGFQQQINFPLPIGKPSVSSPLGPDRGGYWGYDDLDTNCRERPGFDWYEIDPNRGGQGERVLIGKDRAIPVTLPFRFRFYCHDYDIISISDNGYIAFGSTWWGEPYNWEIPSAQGPDGFVAVLWDDFLTDTLNAGGVFYYFDEPQHRFIVEWSNVYHVHGFRNPIIAEQQTFQVILYDPLFYPTSSSDGPIVCQYLDVRNDDSIPNNNHNFATVGIQSPDHRAGLSWTYGGYYPTSAAEICNHRAIKFTTNPPDTFTMIQEAKDKSKLAQIKIQPTIVRDGIWIEASNTGMRSIIELVDVAGNIVSTHHINANIERNHRFYMKLGQNPNLKLESGIYFIRWVSTEGKAFPLTTRIIYIK, encoded by the coding sequence ATGATGCTACACTGGCTGTATTTTGTTTTTGCAGTATCAGCGGAGGCAAATCTGGTGACGAACTCTACCGTACAGTTCCGCCTGACTTCAGCTGAGAATGATACAGTTACCTCACTTCTTGTACCGGTAGTAAATAGCCAACTTCCGGAGGTTAGGGCTGAAGGAGATGGTTCAGTCCGGTTTGGGAAGCGAATGATAGCTGGCGGGGTAGAAGTCATTCAGGTGATCGTTTCCAGGTCTATTAAAGAAACTGACATTACTGTTAATTATTCCTGTCCTTTAGATCGCATTCAACCCAGAAATTTGATGCCAGATTATCTCTTCCCCTGGTTGCCTGCTGCAGGTCATGATGAACAAATGCCCGGTTATCTGATAATCGTGCCTGACGAATTTTATGAGAATATACTACCACTCGCCCGTTGGAAAGAACGCAAAGGCTTTAAGGTCTGGATCAAAAAAACATCTGAAACTGGAACCCAGCGTGAGCAGATAAGAAGCTATATTCAAAATGCTTATCAGACTTGGGAGCCGGCGCCAACATATGTGCTATTGGTGGGCGCGATTAACAAAATCCCCGCATTTCCTACACCTGGTGCTACTTCCTGTGTCACAGATCATACTTATGCCTGCGTTGATGGAAATGATTATCTTGCAGATCTTTTTGTCGGCAGACTTCCGGCAGCCAACAGTTCAGAACTTGATTGTATTGTAGCAAAAATTGTCGGATACGAGTCCAATCCGTATTGTGAAGACACTCTGTGGTTTAGACGAGCGTTAATGGTAGGAACAAGTTATCAGGAAGGAGGAACCCCGGCGGTCACAGCACTCGTAACGAAACGAATAATTCGGGAACGGTTACTAAATCGAGGTTTTAATTGCGTCGATACTGTGTTTTATCCTCCCACTCGATATGGCCGAGGACCGATTGATTCCGCTGTTAATCAGGGGGTAACATTAATTAATGGCAGAGGCTGGGGACAGGCTACCGGATGGATTTATCCTGAGTTCTGGCGTGAAGATGTTGCCAACCTTAACAATGGCTGGAAACTGCCGGTGATTACCAGTTTATATTGCGGCACCGGTAACTATCAGGCAAATCCCTGTTTTGGTGAGGTCTGGTTAAGAGCAGGAACTCCTGTCAGTCCGCGCGGTGGGGTAGCATTCTGGGGTTCATCCTACACCGGGACTTCCACCCGCTGGAACAACTGTATGGATTATGGTATTTACAATGCGATGCTGGAGAGGGGAATCGTCACGCTTGGTCCGGCGATGTATGCAGGGAAAATAGAACAGCTGATTAATTTCCCACTGCCCGAGGATTCCTCGGACCTCAAGATTTACTTTCATGTCTACAATCTCCTTGGTGATCCGGCGATGAACATCTGGCTTGGTGTTCCTAGGACAATAAGTGTATCTCATCCTGCTATTTATCCAGTAGGAACTGCGCTGTTCAGTGTTGAAGTGCGGGATAGCGAAGGACAGCCGTTGAAGGACGCCCAGGTGTGTCTTTACAAGCCCGGAGAGGTTCAAGCGGTCAAGAAGACCAACTCTTCAGGTGCTGCGGTCTTCACAATTAACACTACGACAACCGATTCACTTTATATAACCGTTACCGGCAGAGACCTCAAGCCTTATCTGGCGGCAATTACTGGTGAATACCGCGGGTTGCTGATTGGTTATCAGTCTCACAATCCTGCGATGGTTACCCCTGGAGAAACAAGCAATTTAACTGTAAATTTGAAAAATTATGGAACAAATCAGAGTGCGTTTAATGTAACAGCGATATTAAGTTCACTGGATTCCTTTGGGGTTGTGATTGATTCGGTACGAAATTATGGAACGTTGGCTCCTGGTGAGGTCCGGAGCGCGGAACCATTTCCGGTATATATTGCCCCTCCTTGTACGAATGGACAGTGTATCAATCTGCAGTTGAGAATATTAACTGCCGACAGCAGCTGGACATCGGATTTCCATCTTGCAGTTTCCGGACCGAAATTCAAAATATTGCGTTCAGTAATACATGATACAAATGGTTTTATCGACCCTGGAGAAACAAGCGAAGTTTCATTTATGATTCAAAACCAGGGGGCAACCGCTGCAACCGGAATAGTCGGCATCTTACGCTCTTCCAATCCCTTTGCTGTGGAGATCCTCGATTCTGCTGCTGTTTTTGGGAATGTTGCACCGCAGGAATCCATTGTCAATGAAACTGATCATTTCATAGTAAGAGCTGCCCCGGAAATAGTTAAGGGTAGAAGTTTTACACTCTACCTGAGGCTGATTGGCGAAGGATTTCAACAGCAGATCAATTTTCCCCTGCCAATAGGCAAACCGTCTGTCAGCTCGCCTCTTGGTCCGGACCGGGGCGGATACTGGGGATATGATGATCTGGATACAAACTGCCGGGAGCGCCCGGGTTTTGACTGGTATGAAATCGACCCGAATCGCGGCGGACAGGGGGAGAGAGTACTTATAGGCAAGGACCGGGCGATTCCGGTAACTTTACCGTTCCGCTTCCGGTTTTACTGTCATGACTATGATATAATTTCTATTTCCGACAACGGTTATATTGCGTTCGGCAGTACCTGGTGGGGCGAACCTTATAACTGGGAAATACCGTCGGCTCAGGGACCGGATGGATTTGTGGCGGTTCTCTGGGATGATTTTCTGACCGATACACTGAATGCGGGCGGAGTTTTTTACTATTTTGATGAACCGCAACACCGTTTCATTGTTGAGTGGAGTAATGTCTATCATGTGCACGGTTTCCGCAATCCGATCATAGCTGAACAGCAGACATTTCAGGTGATCCTTTATGATCCGTTATTTTACCCTACATCAAGCAGCGATGGGCCAATCGTCTGTCAATACCTTGATGTTCGAAATGACGATTCAATTCCCAATAATAATCACAATTTTGCAACAGTTGGTATTCAAAGCCCGGACCACAGAGCCGGTCTGTCCTGGACCTATGGAGGTTACTACCCCACTTCGGCAGCAGAAATCTGTAATCACCGTGCAATCAAGTTTACAACAAATCCTCCAGATACATTTACTATGATCCAAGAA
- the pgsW gene encoding poly-gamma-glutamate system protein — protein MRRRRGKVNRWVIASLALLALILFYSELKTARFVKTRLYSEKILSAQLSAQAFSIIKNYRVTKLELPIDSVNDPNGTGLIGLQYSPITYGRSDLSDALTVTNPNFSAALIELLVRAGVRANDTVAINWDGTYPALNVQVLAAVRTLRLTPVIVTAQSAGMWGANWPGFTWLELERLLRDAGIWDYTTVLATVGGEADDGRGISPEGRNILRHIADSLSVPLLSSESLIQAINNRMEVFRRCRLLIAVGLPVTNSGDPLLKLPTRIFSDRHTKVGSGIVAEFIKSGRRVIHIAKPTRIALDYRLPVAPEPLPEIGRGRLFSERRYSVGLAIVFLAVLIVLLIFVVRYDIEFYLGVKSEEEQEAV, from the coding sequence ATGCGGCGGCGCCGGGGAAAGGTAAATCGCTGGGTTATCGCCAGTTTAGCTTTACTGGCACTGATTTTATTCTACTCCGAACTGAAAACCGCGCGCTTCGTCAAAACCCGTTTATATTCTGAGAAGATTCTGTCGGCACAACTTTCTGCTCAGGCTTTCAGTATAATCAAAAATTACCGGGTTACGAAGCTGGAATTGCCAATTGACAGCGTAAACGATCCCAACGGAACCGGCCTGATCGGACTTCAATACTCGCCGATAACCTATGGTCGCAGTGATTTGAGTGACGCTTTGACGGTCACTAATCCGAATTTCAGTGCGGCTTTGATTGAACTTTTAGTTCGCGCGGGGGTTAGGGCTAATGATACAGTGGCGATTAACTGGGATGGAACTTATCCAGCATTAAATGTTCAGGTGCTGGCAGCGGTGAGAACTTTAAGGCTGACCCCGGTCATTGTAACAGCACAAAGTGCCGGAATGTGGGGTGCAAACTGGCCCGGTTTTACCTGGTTGGAACTGGAACGATTACTTCGTGATGCGGGGATCTGGGACTACACTACCGTGCTTGCAACTGTCGGTGGGGAGGCAGATGATGGCCGAGGGATTTCTCCTGAAGGGAGAAATATATTGAGACACATTGCTGATTCATTGTCCGTTCCGTTGCTGAGCTCAGAATCTTTAATACAGGCAATCAATAATCGCATGGAAGTTTTCAGACGGTGTCGATTGCTGATTGCGGTGGGGTTACCGGTTACCAACTCTGGCGATCCGCTTCTTAAACTGCCGACCAGAATATTTTCAGACCGGCATACAAAGGTGGGCAGCGGGATTGTCGCTGAATTTATCAAGTCAGGTCGACGGGTAATCCACATTGCCAAACCTACTCGCATTGCCCTTGATTACCGTTTGCCAGTAGCACCCGAACCCTTGCCCGAGATTGGGCGTGGTCGGCTTTTCTCTGAACGTCGCTATTCGGTCGGTCTGGCAATCGTATTTTTGGCAGTTCTGATAGTGCTTCTGATTTTTGTTGTCCGTTATGATATTGAATTCTATCTGGGGGTTAAATCTGAAGAGGAACAGGAGGCAGTATGA
- the pgsC gene encoding poly-gamma-glutamate biosynthesis protein PgsC — MIIETIGLGMLVSFLLTETIGLAAGGIVVPGYIALMLTEPVRIVATVLVAMITFLIIRALSRVMLVFGRRMLLLGILIGYLLGYVTKIFPPVTIDSLRLDLSVIGYVIPGLIAYWMNRQGVVETLSSMILAAVLTRLVILVISGGSV, encoded by the coding sequence ATGATTATAGAAACGATTGGTCTGGGCATGCTCGTTTCTTTTTTACTGACCGAGACAATCGGGCTTGCTGCCGGGGGGATTGTCGTTCCCGGCTATATTGCGCTGATGCTGACTGAACCGGTCCGGATCGTGGCAACAGTACTGGTTGCCATGATAACCTTTCTCATAATCAGAGCTTTGTCAAGGGTTATGCTGGTTTTCGGAAGGAGGATGTTACTTTTAGGTATATTGATAGGGTATCTTCTGGGGTATGTTACTAAAATTTTTCCCCCGGTAACGATAGATTCCCTGCGGTTGGATTTGAGTGTCATCGGATATGTCATTCCGGGACTTATCGCTTACTGGATGAACCGCCAAGGGGTGGTTGAAACACTCTCCAGCATGATCCTTGCTGCAGTGCTGACGCGGTTGGTAATTCTGGTTATTTCCGGCGGGAGTGTGTAA
- the pgsB gene encoding poly-gamma-glutamate synthase PgsB, with protein MFLFLLLVLIFVGWGIVEYQLHLRNLRTIPIRVQVNGTRGKSSVTRLIAAGLRAGGYRVVAKVTGTKPRFIIGDNEEYPVRRLGKANIIEELRIVRLAQHYQAQVLVIECMALVPEYQRVENRMLIRPTHGVITNVRADHLDVMGPTVLDVARALSNTIPLKGKFFTAERGTPLKILKQHLRPGVEMTVTDPLTVSDEEIAGFSYVEHKENVALALAVCASLGVERKTALAGMQRSLPDSGVMRIYRIADRGKILELVNTLAANDPDSIGMLWKMVANRNNHRIVLVNCRRDRADRSRQLAELVKDWDYDYLVVTGGLTGVFVHRAIQVGVVREKIIDLGGEIEPAVVYDRVWNLIGETALIFATGNTVGYGEKLINCFVSKSEGR; from the coding sequence ATGTTTTTGTTTCTCCTGCTGGTGCTGATATTTGTTGGGTGGGGTATTGTTGAGTACCAGCTTCACCTCCGTAATCTCAGAACAATTCCGATTCGGGTGCAGGTCAACGGTACAAGGGGTAAGTCGTCGGTGACGCGTTTGATTGCTGCGGGCCTTAGGGCAGGCGGTTATCGGGTAGTCGCTAAAGTTACCGGAACGAAGCCGAGATTCATAATTGGTGATAATGAAGAATATCCGGTGCGGCGTCTGGGCAAGGCAAACATTATTGAGGAGTTGAGAATTGTCCGTCTGGCACAACATTACCAAGCACAGGTGCTCGTGATCGAATGTATGGCACTGGTGCCGGAGTATCAGCGGGTAGAAAACCGGATGCTGATCAGGCCCACCCATGGTGTCATAACCAATGTTCGGGCGGACCATCTGGATGTAATGGGTCCGACAGTTTTGGATGTAGCCCGGGCTTTAAGCAATACCATTCCCCTGAAGGGCAAGTTTTTTACTGCCGAACGGGGCACACCCCTGAAAATTCTCAAACAGCATTTGCGACCGGGCGTAGAAATGACGGTCACTGATCCCCTGACTGTAAGTGATGAGGAAATTGCCGGTTTTTCCTATGTGGAACACAAGGAAAATGTTGCACTTGCTCTGGCAGTATGCGCAAGTCTGGGGGTTGAACGTAAAACGGCGCTTGCTGGTATGCAGCGCAGTCTACCGGATTCGGGTGTCATGCGGATCTACCGGATTGCCGACCGGGGCAAAATCTTGGAGCTGGTGAACACACTTGCTGCCAATGATCCTGATTCAATCGGTATGCTCTGGAAAATGGTGGCGAATCGGAATAATCATCGAATTGTGCTTGTGAATTGTCGCCGCGACCGGGCAGACCGCTCACGCCAGCTTGCTGAGCTGGTAAAAGACTGGGATTACGATTATCTGGTTGTCACTGGTGGGTTGACGGGTGTATTTGTTCATCGCGCAATTCAAGTTGGAGTTGTCCGAGAGAAGATAATTGATCTCGGCGGTGAGATCGAACCGGCAGTTGTCTATGACCGTGTATGGAACCTGATTGGAGAGACCGCTTTAATCTTTGCCACGGGTAATACGGTAGGCTATGGCGAGAAACTGATTAACTGTTTTGTAAGTAAAAGTGAGGGGAGATGA
- a CDS encoding helix-hairpin-helix domain-containing protein, with the protein MINAFKNWQLRHRLASLPLELKNATSMPADTVIDINSATPEQLEALPGIGPVLAQRIVSYREKHGAFKDISEICNVSGIGPKKFAALKEFIACNQVRARLDSLNRQAIPPSGKRVLSRVNP; encoded by the coding sequence GTGATTAATGCTTTCAAAAACTGGCAGTTAAGACACCGGCTTGCCTCATTGCCTCTGGAATTAAAGAATGCGACTTCCATGCCGGCAGATACGGTGATTGATATCAACTCTGCGACACCTGAACAACTGGAGGCTTTACCCGGAATTGGACCGGTGCTGGCACAGCGAATTGTAAGTTACCGGGAAAAACATGGTGCTTTTAAGGACATTTCTGAAATCTGTAATGTCTCAGGTATTGGTCCAAAGAAATTTGCCGCATTAAAAGAATTCATTGCCTGCAACCAAGTTCGTGCGAGGCTTGATTCCCTGAACAGGCAGGCGATACCCCCTTCCGGGAAGAGGGTGTTAAGCCGCGTTAATCCCTAG